A genome region from Hippopotamus amphibius kiboko isolate mHipAmp2 chromosome 1, mHipAmp2.hap2, whole genome shotgun sequence includes the following:
- the LOC130854790 gene encoding cytochrome c oxidase subunit 7A-related protein, mitochondrial-like has product MYYTFSGFTQKLTGAWASDAYSPQRLRPVVSTEAPPIIFATPTKLSSNSTAYDYAGKNKVPELQKFF; this is encoded by the coding sequence ATGTATTATACGTTTAGTGGCTTCACGCAGAAGTTGACGGGAGCGTGGGCTTCCGACGCCTACAGCCCCCAGAGATTAAGGCCTGTGGTTTCCACAGAAGCACCACCTATCATATTTGCCACACCAACTAAACTGAGTTCCAATTCTACTGCATATGATTATGCTGGGAAAAATAAAGTTCCAGAGCTGCAGAAGTTTTTCTAG